The proteins below come from a single Pedobacter aquae genomic window:
- a CDS encoding SCO family protein has protein sequence MLRIVFFRIFIVAISFLGIIACQQQSQQQLPYYNTPDFTPHFIQNPDEVEHKITHQIGAFSFTNQHRQIVTEENIKGKIHVANFIFTSCGSICPVMTKNMYKVYEAFKADEHFAILSYSVTPWIDSVPRLKRYAAQNNITSKNWHLLTGDKAEIYDLARKAYFAEEDLGFTKDSSDFLHTEHFVLVDASQRIRGIYNGTLPLEITQLIKDIKTLKKGEE, from the coding sequence ATGTTAAGGATAGTATTTTTTAGAATTTTTATAGTTGCGATAAGCTTCTTAGGGATAATCGCTTGCCAGCAACAAAGCCAGCAACAGCTCCCCTATTATAATACGCCAGATTTTACACCGCATTTTATACAAAATCCGGATGAGGTTGAGCATAAAATTACGCATCAAATTGGGGCATTTAGTTTTACCAACCAACATCGTCAAATAGTAACAGAAGAGAATATTAAAGGGAAGATACATGTAGCCAATTTTATTTTTACAAGCTGCGGTAGTATTTGCCCGGTGATGACTAAAAACATGTACAAAGTGTACGAGGCTTTTAAAGCTGATGAACATTTTGCTATACTTTCTTATAGCGTTACCCCTTGGATAGACAGCGTTCCGAGATTAAAAAGATATGCAGCCCAAAATAACATCACGAGTAAAAATTGGCATTTACTAACAGGTGATAAAGCTGAGATTTATGATTTAGCAAGGAAAGCTTATTTCGCAGAAGAAGATTTAGGTTTTACTAAAGACAGCTCGGACTTTTTACATACCGAACATTTTGTTTTGGTAGATGCATCACAAAGGATTAGAGGAATATATAATGGTACGCTTCCATTAGAAATTACGCAATTAATAAAAGATATAAAGACCCTTAAAAAAGGAGAAGAATGA
- a CDS encoding toxin-antitoxin system YwqK family antitoxin, producing the protein MACKNPQLKIYHEDDINLFTKGGITMLNDSIFSGVVIGFYPESKDTASIRSFVNGKEDGVWKQFYESGNLKESRVFAAGKKIGEYHLWWENGTEKAIYRFENDEYEGESREWNPEGRLIRIMNYKAGYEEGLQQLWYDNGKIKANYQIINGRRFGLLGTKNCVNVKDSIF; encoded by the coding sequence ATGGCTTGTAAAAACCCTCAGCTAAAAATTTATCATGAAGATGATATCAATCTTTTTACCAAAGGTGGCATCACTATGTTAAATGATAGTATTTTTAGCGGTGTGGTAATAGGTTTTTATCCCGAAAGTAAAGATACAGCCAGTATCAGAAGCTTTGTTAATGGCAAAGAAGATGGCGTTTGGAAACAATTTTACGAGAGTGGAAATTTAAAAGAAAGCAGAGTTTTTGCAGCTGGTAAAAAAATCGGAGAGTATCATTTATGGTGGGAAAACGGCACTGAAAAAGCTATTTATAGATTCGAAAATGATGAGTATGAAGGGGAATCAAGAGAGTGGAACCCTGAAGGCAGACTCATCAGAATTATGAATTATAAAGCAGGCTACGAAGAAGGTTTACAACAACTGTGGTACGATAACGGAAAAATAAAGGCTAATTATCAAATTATCAACGGAAGAAGATTTGGCTTATTAGGAACTAAAAATTGTGTAAATGTTAAGGATAGTATTTTTTAG
- a CDS encoding GH3 family domain-containing protein has protein sequence MTVIGELIKKAISLSGWVSTDEHPAKAQKEVLKKLLEQAKHTAFGKHYHFEDILNADTIEQAYQAQVPIHDYDKIHTDWWHYLAKGHQNITWPGTQQYFALSSGTTSHSKQIPVTDDLLEAIRKAGIQQVLSLRNFDLPASFFEKQILMLGSCTQLIKQGEFLMGEISGISAANLPVWFKGYYKPGQEIASIEDWDLRIEKIAEEAPNWDIGSLSGIPAWIELMLKAIIEKHQLQNIHQIWPNLMVYTTGGVAFEPYRNSLEKLLAHPLIYIDTYLASEGFIAMQKRPDTTAMALTCNNGIFFEFVPFEEQYLDENGAVKQDAPVYTLEHAEENKEYVLLISTVSGAWRYMIGDTVMITDKEKAEIKITGRTKHFLNVVGSQLSVHQMNKAIAAVEQEFDLEIKEFVVGAVQKDDAFIHQWILGCHKDDNEKAIAAFLDKSLQNLNKNYTVARSKALKAIEVRIVPVDYFYLWSDETKKMGGQVKIPRVMKENELLDLENYFSSLEQKQLNPN, from the coding sequence ATGACGGTTATAGGCGAATTAATAAAGAAAGCTATATCCCTTTCGGGATGGGTAAGTACCGATGAACATCCTGCAAAGGCACAAAAAGAAGTTTTAAAAAAACTACTAGAACAAGCCAAACATACGGCATTTGGTAAGCATTATCATTTTGAGGATATTTTAAATGCTGATACTATAGAACAAGCTTATCAGGCGCAAGTACCCATTCATGATTATGATAAAATACATACCGATTGGTGGCATTATTTAGCTAAAGGCCATCAAAATATTACTTGGCCGGGTACACAGCAATATTTTGCTTTAAGTAGCGGCACTACCAGTCATAGCAAGCAAATCCCGGTAACGGATGATTTATTAGAAGCCATTAGAAAAGCAGGCATACAACAAGTTTTAAGTTTGAGAAATTTTGATTTACCTGCCTCATTTTTTGAAAAACAAATCTTGATGCTGGGAAGCTGCACACAACTAATTAAACAAGGCGAATTTTTAATGGGCGAAATTAGTGGTATTAGCGCAGCCAATCTTCCTGTATGGTTTAAAGGCTATTATAAACCCGGACAAGAAATTGCCAGTATAGAAGATTGGGATTTACGAATAGAAAAAATTGCAGAGGAAGCCCCAAACTGGGATATCGGCAGTCTATCAGGTATTCCTGCTTGGATAGAACTGATGCTAAAAGCCATTATAGAAAAACATCAGCTTCAAAACATCCACCAAATTTGGCCTAATTTAATGGTTTACACTACTGGTGGCGTTGCTTTTGAGCCTTATAGAAATAGTCTGGAGAAATTATTGGCCCATCCTTTAATTTATATCGATACCTATTTAGCGTCTGAAGGTTTTATTGCGATGCAAAAAAGACCTGATACCACAGCAATGGCTTTAACTTGCAACAATGGTATTTTCTTTGAATTTGTACCTTTTGAAGAACAATATTTAGATGAAAATGGTGCTGTAAAACAAGATGCACCTGTTTACACCTTAGAACATGCAGAAGAAAATAAAGAATATGTTTTGCTGATTTCTACAGTTTCAGGCGCTTGGCGTTATATGATTGGCGATACGGTGATGATTACAGACAAAGAAAAAGCCGAAATAAAAATTACAGGTAGAACCAAGCATTTTTTAAATGTGGTAGGTTCGCAATTATCTGTCCACCAGATGAATAAAGCCATTGCCGCGGTTGAGCAAGAGTTTGATTTAGAAATTAAAGAGTTTGTTGTTGGCGCCGTACAAAAAGATGATGCTTTTATTCATCAATGGATTTTAGGATGCCATAAAGATGATAATGAAAAAGCTATAGCTGCCTTTTTAGATAAAAGCTTACAAAACTTAAATAAAAACTATACGGTGGCTCGCTCTAAAGCGCTTAAAGCGATTGAGGTCCGCATAGTACCTGTAGACTATTTTTATTTATGGAGCGATGAAACCAAGAAAATGGGCGGACAGGTAAAAATACCTCGGGTAATGAAAGAAAATGAGCTTCTGGATTTAGAAAATTACTTTTCATCTTTAGAACAAAAGCAGCTAAACCCAAATTAA
- a CDS encoding YHYH protein, giving the protein MKTKLLFSCFIILSLACKKSSTSSEEATPTTNTTTLPDVYKKIYGAQDIYMEGNFVVIKVNGLPDHNSPYYQNTTWSSKYEAYNGTNAAFNKNPNKIASFNYTFKIPLNPQVATTHRATALGAIGVSLNGVPIYNQYAGPNNQPLTGEINSFDQYAGHPQQQGAYHYHVEPTYLTNAKGKNTLLGFLLDGFPVYGPLENNRTVVNADLDEFHGHTHATADYPNGIYHYHITSTDPYINGSGYYGTAGTVTQ; this is encoded by the coding sequence ATGAAGACCAAACTATTATTTTCCTGCTTTATCATTCTTTCATTAGCATGTAAAAAAAGCTCGACCAGCAGCGAAGAGGCTACGCCAACCACCAATACCACCACTTTGCCAGATGTTTATAAGAAAATTTATGGTGCACAAGACATTTATATGGAAGGCAACTTTGTAGTGATAAAAGTGAATGGCTTGCCAGACCACAACAGCCCTTACTACCAAAACACAACTTGGAGCAGTAAATACGAAGCTTACAATGGTACAAACGCTGCTTTTAATAAGAATCCAAACAAGATTGCTTCATTCAATTATACTTTTAAAATCCCTTTAAACCCACAGGTAGCTACCACACACCGGGCTACGGCATTAGGTGCCATTGGGGTGTCTTTAAACGGAGTACCTATTTATAATCAATACGCCGGGCCAAATAATCAGCCTTTAACTGGCGAGATTAATAGTTTTGATCAATATGCCGGGCATCCGCAACAGCAGGGCGCTTATCATTACCATGTAGAACCTACTTATTTAACTAATGCAAAAGGCAAAAATACGCTATTAGGCTTTCTTTTAGATGGTTTCCCGGTGTATGGACCATTAGAGAATAACAGAACGGTTGTTAATGCAGATTTAGATGAATTCCACGGACATACGCATGCAACTGCCGATTATCCAAACGGAATTTACCATTATCATATCACCAGTACAGATCCTTACATCAACGGAAGTGGCTATTATGGTACGGCAGGCACTGTTACGCAGTAG
- a CDS encoding YihY/virulence factor BrkB family protein: protein MRHLKHFTLFAKLAFENFKKNDPLRLAASTAFFATFALPAIIIVLLQLFGMFFNRREFGQNILEKLSENLGTVSADEIRSILRNIYAMSETWYITVLGFIFLLFVSTTLFVIIRNTINQLWSIRVKEHPGFKFHIRQRAKSLGIISLGGFLLFIVFLLEGIRIYLEKEFGYLPILGNFLNELIFLTVATTWFSIAFRFIADGRPYWRISFLGSTFTAILFTVGKIILKTALINSNINEIYGTSGAILLVMLYIFYSSFIFYYGACFIQTMSEELKLPIKTTRMAYKFRLEEIKGLAP, encoded by the coding sequence ATGAGGCATTTGAAACATTTCACTTTATTTGCCAAGCTTGCTTTTGAGAATTTTAAGAAAAACGACCCTTTGCGCTTAGCCGCCTCCACAGCTTTTTTTGCAACATTTGCCCTCCCTGCCATTATTATTGTGCTTTTACAATTGTTTGGAATGTTTTTTAACCGAAGAGAATTTGGACAAAATATCCTAGAAAAACTCTCTGAAAACTTGGGGACAGTTAGCGCAGACGAAATAAGGAGCATTCTAAGAAATATTTATGCCATGAGTGAAACTTGGTACATCACCGTTTTGGGGTTTATTTTTTTGCTGTTTGTATCTACTACGCTATTTGTCATCATCAGAAACACCATTAACCAATTATGGAGCATCAGGGTGAAAGAACATCCCGGTTTTAAATTTCATATCAGACAAAGGGCAAAATCTTTGGGGATAATCAGCTTAGGTGGCTTTTTATTATTTATCGTATTTCTGTTGGAAGGGATAAGAATTTATCTGGAAAAAGAATTTGGCTACCTACCCATTTTAGGAAATTTTCTTAACGAGTTGATTTTTTTAACCGTAGCCACCACTTGGTTTAGCATTGCTTTTAGGTTTATTGCTGATGGCAGACCGTATTGGCGTATCAGTTTTTTGGGCAGTACTTTTACAGCTATCTTATTCACGGTAGGGAAAATCATCTTGAAAACAGCCCTTATTAACTCTAACATTAATGAAATCTATGGCACTTCTGGCGCTATTTTGTTAGTTATGCTGTACATTTTTTACTCCTCTTTTATTTTTTATTATGGCGCTTGCTTTATACAAACCATGAGCGAAGAACTCAAACTTCCCATCAAAACCACCCGTATGGCTTATAAATTTAGACTAGAAGAAATTAAAGGCCTTGCACCGTAA